A portion of the Syntrophales bacterium genome contains these proteins:
- the trpE gene encoding anthranilate synthase component I: MHVPDFETFQKLANEGNLIPVFRELLADAETPVTLLLKLADRPRVFLLESVEGGEKWGRYSFLGTDPKIIVRIRKDHVIIEENGESRQIPHKGDPLGVLEELLGRRRPVSVGELPRFYGGAVGFFGYDTVRYFERLPEHRMPGSDQDDAVFLITDTMVIFDNVRHTIKIVSSAAIDENTDLQTAYSDAVRKIDELLEILRSPAVPAISSSQPTVPEESFHPEIEKQEYLAMVDQARKYIMAGDVIQVVLAQRFHRPTTASPSALYRALRFVNPSPYLFFLKIDDTHLIGSSPEVMVRLEEGLAELKPIAGTRRRGKTEQEDRKLADELLQDPKERAEHVMLVDLGRNDLGRIARTGSVQVNRLMAVERYSHVMHLVSLLQAQMQEGKNAYDLLRATFPAGTLSGAPKVRAMEIIAELEPSPRGAYGGAVGYFSYGGNADFCITIRTMLLRNGEVFIQAGAGIVADSDPESEYQETLGKAEGVFQAVRLAENGLEL, translated from the coding sequence ATGCATGTACCGGATTTTGAAACATTCCAAAAACTGGCGAACGAGGGAAACCTGATCCCCGTTTTTCGCGAACTGCTCGCGGATGCGGAAACGCCCGTGACGCTGCTGCTCAAACTGGCCGATCGACCCCGGGTGTTTCTGCTGGAAAGCGTGGAAGGCGGGGAAAAATGGGGGCGTTACAGCTTTCTCGGAACGGATCCGAAGATCATTGTGAGGATTCGTAAAGATCATGTGATTATTGAGGAAAATGGAGAATCCCGGCAAATTCCTCATAAGGGAGACCCGCTCGGAGTTCTGGAGGAGCTGCTGGGGCGCCGGCGCCCGGTCTCCGTGGGGGAACTGCCCCGTTTTTACGGCGGCGCCGTCGGTTTTTTCGGTTACGACACCGTTCGTTATTTTGAGCGGCTTCCCGAGCACCGAATGCCCGGCAGCGATCAAGACGATGCCGTCTTTCTCATAACCGATACCATGGTCATTTTCGACAATGTCCGGCACACGATAAAAATCGTCTCCTCGGCCGCTATCGACGAAAACACGGATCTGCAAACGGCATACTCGGACGCGGTGCGGAAAATCGATGAGCTGCTGGAAATTCTGCGCTCTCCCGCCGTTCCCGCAATCAGCAGTTCCCAACCCACCGTACCGGAGGAATCGTTTCACCCGGAGATAGAAAAACAGGAGTATCTGGCGATGGTCGACCAGGCGCGAAAGTACATCATGGCCGGAGACGTCATCCAGGTTGTCTTGGCGCAACGGTTCCACCGACCGACAACCGCGTCCCCCTCGGCTCTCTACCGGGCCCTGCGCTTTGTAAACCCCTCCCCCTACCTTTTCTTTCTGAAGATAGACGACACGCATCTCATTGGTTCCTCACCGGAGGTGATGGTCCGTCTCGAGGAGGGCCTCGCCGAGCTCAAGCCGATTGCGGGGACCCGACGCCGGGGGAAAACCGAGCAGGAAGACCGGAAGCTTGCCGACGAACTGCTGCAGGATCCGAAGGAACGGGCGGAGCACGTCATGCTGGTGGACTTGGGGCGCAACGACCTGGGGCGAATCGCCCGCACCGGCAGCGTTCAGGTCAACCGGCTGATGGCGGTGGAGCGCTATTCCCACGTCATGCACCTTGTTTCGCTCTTGCAGGCGCAAATGCAGGAAGGGAAGAACGCCTATGATCTGCTGCGGGCGACCTTTCCCGCCGGGACACTGAGCGGCGCCCCGAAGGTGCGGGCAATGGAGATCATTGCGGAGCTGGAACCATCCCCGCGCGGGGCTTATGGCGGGGCGGTGGGTTATTTCAGCTATGGAGGAAACGCAGATTTCTGCATCACGATTCGCACGATGCTGCTTCGCAACGGCGAGGTCTTTATCCAGGCCGGGGCGGGAATCGTCGCCGATTCCGATCCGGAGAGCGAATATCAGGAAACGCTGGGCAAGGCGGAAGGGGTTTTCCAGGCGGTGCGCCTTGCGGAAAACGGCCTGGAACTGTAA
- the trpD gene encoding anthranilate phosphoribosyltransferase, protein MIKETIAKLVAGENLREEEMLSAMGEIMEGAATPAQIAAFMTALRIKGETVEELTGAARTMRRMATRIDARSSVVVDTCGTGGDGMNTFNISTTTAFVVAAAGLTVAKHGNRAVSSRCGSADVLEALGVNINVGPEIMEECLQQIGIAFLFAPQLHGAMKYAIGPRREIGIRTIFNMLGPLTNPAGATAQLIGVYDPKLTEMFAGVLKNLGTKRAFIVHGGGLDEATVTGETRVSELNEGFISTYNIDPIDLLGEVYPDKDLAGGDAEKNAGITLDILTGTASGASRQIVVLNAALAIVAGGKANTIAEGIAAAQECIDSGAALGKLRELKERSNG, encoded by the coding sequence ATGATCAAGGAAACAATAGCGAAACTGGTTGCCGGCGAAAATCTGCGGGAAGAGGAGATGCTCTCGGCCATGGGGGAGATTATGGAAGGGGCGGCCACTCCCGCCCAGATCGCCGCCTTCATGACGGCGCTTCGGATCAAGGGCGAAACTGTTGAGGAACTGACCGGGGCCGCCCGGACCATGCGGCGAATGGCGACGAGGATAGACGCCCGTTCGTCCGTTGTCGTCGATACCTGCGGCACCGGCGGCGACGGCATGAATACCTTCAATATCTCGACGACAACGGCCTTCGTTGTCGCGGCAGCGGGGTTGACCGTCGCCAAGCACGGCAACCGGGCCGTCTCGAGCCGCTGCGGCAGCGCCGATGTCCTCGAAGCACTGGGCGTCAACATAAACGTCGGGCCGGAAATCATGGAGGAGTGCCTCCAGCAGATCGGGATCGCCTTTCTCTTCGCCCCGCAACTCCACGGCGCGATGAAATACGCGATCGGCCCCCGCCGGGAAATCGGCATCCGCACTATTTTCAATATGCTGGGACCGCTGACCAACCCCGCCGGGGCGACGGCGCAGCTCATCGGCGTGTATGATCCGAAGCTTACGGAGATGTTTGCCGGGGTATTGAAGAATCTCGGGACAAAACGGGCGTTTATCGTGCACGGCGGCGGTCTTGACGAGGCGACCGTCACCGGGGAGACGAGGGTCTCAGAATTGAACGAAGGGTTTATTTCCACTTACAATATCGATCCGATAGATTTACTGGGGGAGGTTTATCCGGATAAAGATCTTGCCGGCGGGGATGCCGAAAAAAACGCCGGGATCACGCTGGATATTCTCACGGGGACCGCCTCCGGGGCGTCCCGTCAGATCGTCGTTCTGAATGCGGCGCTCGCCATCGTCGCCGGGGGTAAGGCAAACACCATCGCCGAGGGGATTGCGGCGGCACAAGAGTGCATCGACAGCGGCGCCGCTCTGGGGAAGCTGCGCGAGCTGAAAGAGAGGAGCAACGGTTGA
- the trpC gene encoding indole-3-glycerol phosphate synthase TrpC, translated as MILDEIVAKKRDEVATRQKKTPLRALAETIARMPPTRDFSTALKREIAIIAEIKRRSPSHGLLRKEFDPAKIALLYEQNGAAAISVLTDETFFGGSDNDIAAVKNAVLLPVLRKEFIIDPYQIAETRAIGADALLLIASLLGERELHNYRKQAESLGLAALVEVHSREELLAALASGARIIGVNNRNLNTLATDLCVSRELAPLIPPGLTTVSESGIEAEQDIAALRESGFNAFLIGGALLSAPDAGVKLRELAGKRER; from the coding sequence TTGATCCTGGATGAAATTGTTGCGAAAAAGCGGGACGAAGTCGCCACGCGCCAGAAGAAAACACCTTTGAGGGCATTGGCAGAGACGATTGCCCGGATGCCTCCGACAAGAGATTTTTCCACGGCGCTGAAGCGGGAAATCGCGATCATCGCCGAGATCAAGCGGCGCTCTCCATCTCATGGCCTGCTCCGAAAGGAGTTTGATCCGGCAAAAATCGCCCTTCTCTACGAGCAAAACGGGGCGGCGGCTATCTCGGTTTTGACGGACGAGACCTTTTTTGGGGGAAGCGACAATGACATCGCCGCCGTCAAAAACGCCGTTTTGCTCCCAGTCCTCCGGAAGGAGTTCATTATCGATCCCTATCAGATCGCGGAAACCCGGGCAATCGGGGCTGACGCCCTCTTGCTGATCGCGTCCCTCCTGGGCGAGAGGGAACTCCACAACTACCGCAAGCAAGCGGAATCACTTGGTCTCGCAGCGCTGGTGGAGGTCCACAGCCGGGAAGAACTCTTGGCCGCGCTTGCCTCCGGCGCCCGCATTATCGGCGTCAACAACCGAAATTTGAATACATTGGCAACAGACCTCTGCGTATCGCGGGAACTGGCGCCGCTGATCCCTCCTGGGCTGACAACAGTCAGCGAAAGCGGGATAGAAGCAGAACAGGACATCGCCGCGCTTCGCGAGTCGGGCTTCAACGCGTTTTTGATCGGCGGGGCGCTCCTTTCCGCCCCGGACGCCGGGGTGAAACTGCGGGAGCTTGCAGGGAAGAGGGAACGATGA
- a CDS encoding aminodeoxychorismate/anthranilate synthase component II: MILMIDNYDSFTYNLVQYISQLGGEVEVHRNDAITIAQIEALQPEAIVVSPGPCSPEQAGISVAVIRRFHQELPILGVCLGHQAIGQAFGGRVIRAKRVMHGKTSPIANDGRTIFAGLANPFTAGRYHSLIVERDSLPDCLEISAETAEGEIMGLRHRSLPIEGIQFHPESILTPSGKRIIRNFLTMVKH; the protein is encoded by the coding sequence ATGATTTTGATGATCGATAATTATGACTCGTTCACCTACAATCTGGTGCAGTACATAAGCCAACTGGGCGGCGAGGTGGAGGTGCATCGCAATGATGCGATCACGATTGCGCAAATCGAGGCGCTGCAGCCGGAGGCGATCGTCGTCTCGCCGGGCCCCTGCTCACCCGAACAGGCGGGAATCAGCGTCGCGGTGATCCGCCGTTTTCACCAGGAGTTGCCGATTCTCGGGGTCTGCCTTGGACATCAGGCAATCGGCCAGGCCTTCGGGGGGCGCGTCATCCGGGCCAAGCGGGTCATGCATGGAAAAACCTCGCCGATCGCCAATGACGGCAGGACGATCTTTGCAGGCCTCGCCAACCCGTTTACCGCCGGCCGTTATCATTCGCTGATTGTCGAACGGGACTCGCTGCCCGACTGCCTTGAAATCAGCGCGGAAACCGCCGAAGGGGAAATCATGGGGCTGCGGCACCGGTCGCTGCCGATTGAGGGAATCCAGTTTCATCCCGAATCGATTCTGACGCCGTCCGGCAAGCGGATCATCCGCAATTTCCTGACAATGGTGAAACATTAA
- a CDS encoding phosphoribosylanthranilate isomerase yields MIEIKICGITNREDALVAAALGANALGFIFHPASPRYVSPIEAKEIIKLLPPTITRVGVFVNSGEAEVKKTADICGLDVIQLHGDESPEYCRRFPPESIVKAVFLNSDNDLACLESYHVRAFLADSRHDGRYGGTGTKADWELAARTAEKYPLIIAGGLNETNIAAALTTVKPVAVDINSGIEKAPGIKDHERMKRFIGIVKNMKLSATAGAAAHANGIFKKR; encoded by the coding sequence ATGATCGAAATAAAGATCTGCGGAATCACCAATCGCGAGGACGCCCTCGTAGCAGCAGCTTTGGGGGCAAACGCACTCGGGTTTATCTTTCATCCGGCAAGTCCCCGATATGTATCTCCCATAGAGGCAAAGGAAATAATAAAGCTGCTGCCGCCCACCATAACCAGGGTCGGGGTTTTCGTCAACAGCGGCGAGGCTGAGGTAAAAAAGACAGCCGACATCTGCGGACTGGACGTTATTCAACTGCACGGAGACGAATCCCCGGAATACTGCCGCCGCTTCCCGCCGGAATCAATAGTCAAGGCCGTTTTTCTCAATAGCGATAACGATCTTGCCTGCCTCGAGAGCTACCATGTCCGGGCCTTCCTGGCGGACTCCCGCCATGACGGCCGGTACGGCGGAACCGGCACGAAGGCCGACTGGGAGCTTGCCGCCAGGACCGCTGAAAAATATCCGCTGATCATCGCCGGGGGACTTAACGAGACAAATATCGCCGCCGCCCTGACAACGGTGAAGCCGGTAGCCGTCGATATCAACAGCGGCATTGAGAAAGCGCCGGGGATAAAGGATCATGAACGAATGAAGCGGTTCATCGGGATCGTAAAAAATATGAAACTCTCCGCAACGGCCGGCGCCGCTGCCCACGCAAACGGCATCTTTAAGAAAAGATAA
- the trpB gene encoding tryptophan synthase subunit beta: MQTRLPDKNGHFGIFGGRYAAETLMPALLELDITYKAARQDRSFQKELSFYLHEYAGRKTPLYDARRFSEALGGAKIYLKREDMNHTGSHKINNTLGQTLLARRMGKKKVIAETGAGQHGVATATAAALLGMECRIFMGTEDIRRQAHNVFRMKILGAEVVPVSAGTATLKDAMNEAMRAWVASVRDTFYVIGTTAGPHPYPAMVRDFQSVIGREAKKQILQKEGRLPDLLVACIGGGSNALGLFYPFLGDSAVAMTGVEAGGKGLTTGFHAASITAGQIGVLHGNKTYLLQSDSGQVLDAYSIAAGLDYPGVGPEHAWLADTGRVNYLTVTDEEAVAAFMLLSHLEGIIPALESSHALAHAIKIAPGMAREKIIIVNLSGRGDKDAQTISESKEVQK; encoded by the coding sequence ATGCAAACCAGACTGCCGGATAAAAACGGCCATTTCGGAATTTTCGGGGGGCGCTACGCGGCCGAAACGCTGATGCCCGCCCTGCTGGAGCTGGATATTACCTACAAGGCGGCCAGACAGGACAGGAGCTTCCAAAAGGAGCTCAGCTTTTATCTTCATGAGTACGCGGGACGCAAGACCCCGCTCTACGATGCACGGCGCTTCTCCGAGGCCCTCGGCGGGGCGAAGATCTATCTGAAGCGAGAGGACATGAATCACACCGGTTCGCACAAGATAAACAATACGCTGGGGCAGACGCTCCTGGCCCGGCGGATGGGAAAGAAAAAGGTGATCGCGGAAACCGGGGCAGGTCAGCACGGCGTTGCAACCGCGACCGCCGCCGCCCTGCTGGGCATGGAATGCCGGATTTTCATGGGGACGGAGGACATCCGCAGGCAGGCGCACAACGTCTTCCGGATGAAAATCCTTGGGGCCGAAGTCGTACCGGTTTCAGCCGGAACCGCAACCCTCAAAGACGCGATGAACGAGGCAATGCGCGCCTGGGTCGCCTCGGTGCGCGACACGTTCTATGTGATCGGCACAACGGCCGGACCGCATCCCTACCCGGCAATGGTGCGCGATTTTCAGAGCGTCATCGGCAGGGAAGCGAAAAAACAGATTCTGCAAAAGGAGGGTCGGCTTCCCGATCTGCTTGTCGCCTGCATCGGCGGGGGCAGCAACGCCCTGGGGCTTTTTTATCCGTTTCTCGGCGATAGCGCGGTCGCGATGACCGGCGTGGAAGCGGGAGGAAAGGGTCTGACAACGGGGTTTCATGCCGCGAGCATTACCGCCGGGCAAATCGGGGTTCTGCATGGCAACAAGACCTACCTTCTCCAGAGCGACTCCGGTCAGGTTCTTGACGCCTATTCGATCGCCGCCGGGCTTGACTATCCCGGGGTCGGGCCGGAGCATGCCTGGCTTGCCGATACGGGCCGGGTAAACTACCTGACCGTCACCGACGAAGAGGCCGTGGCTGCCTTCATGCTGCTGTCGCATCTGGAGGGGATCATTCCCGCGCTGGAGAGTTCGCACGCCCTCGCCCATGCAATCAAAATCGCCCCCGGCATGGCCAGGGAGAAAATAATCATCGTCAATCTCTCTGGCCGCGGAGACAAGGATGCGCAGACGATCTCCGAAAGCAAGGAGGTACAAAAGTAA